One Camelus bactrianus isolate YW-2024 breed Bactrian camel chromosome 14, ASM4877302v1, whole genome shotgun sequence genomic region harbors:
- the TMEM272 gene encoding transmembrane protein 272 produces MPGGVEKACHRCISKIASNACFIVLLFTFLALPLSMAFTGMKFLEDCPIQPLIPLYLLVGGIIGALKVSLLLYDSTRMRRLLSKAVVIDDDDDDEYPWRQNAHKYYLHLLLSLFLFLWFLLGNYWVFSVYLPEFIPPFQQPQEYCDKTLYLFAVGVLVLSHTVLVLLVLGSSCVYVWSRWRSVAEED; encoded by the exons ATGCCAGGAGGTGTGGAGAAGGCATGTCATCGGTGCATTTCTAAAATTGCCAGCAATG CCTGCTTCATTGTTCTGCTCTTCACTTTCCTGGCGCTGCCGCTGTCCATGGCCTTCACAG GAATGAAGTTTCTGGAGGACTGTCCCATACAGCCCCTCATCCCTCTATATTTGCTGGTGGGTGGGATCATCGGGGCCTTAAAG GTGTCTCTCCTGCTGTACGACTCCACCCGGATGAGGCGGCTTCTGTCCAAGGCCGTGGTGATCGATGACGATGACGATGATGAGTACCCCTGGAGGCAGAACGCGCACAAGTATTACCTCCACCTGCTGCtcagcctcttcctcttcctctggttCCTTCTGGGAAATTACTGGGTCTTTTCTGTTTACCTGCCTGAGTTCATTCCCCCTTTCCAGCAGCCTCAGGAGTACTGTGACAAAACCCTGTACCTCTTTGCGGTAGGGGTCCTCGTGCTCAGCCACACCGTGCTGGTCCTACTCGTCCTGGGCAGCAGCTGTGTCTATGTGTGGTCCAGGTGGAGGTCTGTGGCCGAGGAAGACTGA